A region from the Plutella xylostella chromosome 8, ilPluXylo3.1, whole genome shotgun sequence genome encodes:
- the LOC105381652 gene encoding uncharacterized protein F21D5.5, producing MPRKCYLTCLLNSHPPIPLPHNIETVIGRSKLTKIKDQSCSRNQLSIKADCENCSVELKQLGLNPSGFDGFSMTKDAVYKVGHNTRIEVLLNNHVHLLKFDPPPVDHSKAEGKRKLEDMEPEQSSRKSMKIEGDSKPCDVKAAPESAWENVDSGELYIYTAKGVKSSEKIAAFDMDGTLITPKSGKVYPVDISDWKIAFPTVAQKLKEQIELGFKVIILSNQAPIGSGRVKIEDFKKKIENIVRKLNVPIQAYIATGKGFYRKPTTGMWKVLSEEKNDGLVIDMEKSFYCGDAAGRTANWAPGKKKDHSMADKLMAENLGLTFYTPEEFFLGHKLSDVLMKKPDFHPKQYTAEPFDQRLISSEKEILVLVGFPGSGKSFIAREIMKKSDNRYVSVCRDELGSWQKCASTATKFIQQGKSVIVDSTNPDRESRARWTALAQELGVGSRCAKMAASLAHARHNNKYRELRKEKHLPVSDIVFHSYKNKFVEPSTKEGFKEVLTVKFTGTFENEDAEKMYKLHLLEK from the exons aTGCCACGAAAATGTTACTTGACTTGTTTGCTCAACTCTCATCCTCCTATACCTTTGCCACACAatattgaaacagtaattggCCGTAGTAAGTTAACGAAAATAAAAGATCAGTCGTGTTCTCGAAATCAAC TGTCCATCAAAGCAGACTGTGAAAATTGTTCTGTTGAACTCAAGCAGTTGGGGCTAAATCCTTCAGGATTCGATGGCTTCTCCATGACCAAAGATGCCGTTTACAAAGTAGGGCATAACACAAGGATTGAGGTGCTACTTAACAACCATGTCCATTTATTAAAGTTTGACCCACCACCTGTGGATCATTCAAAAGCTGAAGGAAAAAGGAAGTTAGAAGACATGGAACCAGAGCAATCAAGTAGAAAATCTATGAAAATAGAGGGAGACAGCAAGCCCTGTGATGTGAAAGCTGCACCAGAAAGTGCGTGGGAGAATGTAGACTCAGGGGAACTGTACATATACACAGCCAAAGGTGTTAAATCAAGTGAAAAGATTGCTGCATTTGATATGGATGGTACTTTGATAACACCGAAATCTGGCAAAGTATATCCCGTTGACATCAGTGATTGGAAGATTGCATTTCCTACAGTAGCACAGAAACTTAAAGAACAGATAGAGCTGGGctttaaagttattattctcAGTAACCAAGCACCTATTGGAAGTGGTAGAGTCAAGATTGAAgactttaagaaaaaaatagagAACATAGTTCGTAAACTCAATGTGCCAATTCAAGCTTATATTGCAACTGGGAAAGGTTTCTATAGGAAACCTACCACAGGAATGTGGAAAGTCCTTTCTGAAGAG aaaaaTGATGGCCTAGTCATAGATATGGAGAAAAGCTTTTACTGTGGTGACGCGGCAGGCAGAACTGCCAACTGGGCCCCCGGGAAGAAGAAAGACCACTCCATGGCTGACAAACTGATGGCTGAGAACCTTGGCCTGACCTTCTACACGCCTGAAGAGTTCTTCCTAGGACACAAGCTGTCTGATGTGCTCATGAAGAAACCAGACTTCCATCCCAAGCAGTACACGGCTGAGCCATTTGATCAAAGACTGATTAGCTCAGAAAAGGAG ATCCTAGTCCTAGTTGGCTTCCCAGGGAGTGGCAAGTCGTTCATAGCTAGAGAGATAATGAAGAAGTCTGACAACAGATATGTGTCAGTCTGTCGCGACGAGCTTGGGTCCTGGCAGAAATGTGCTTCCACAGCTACCAAGTTTATACAA CAAGGCAAGAGCGTGATAGTCGACAGTACAAACCCCGACAGGGAGTCCCGCGCGCGCTGGACCGCCCTGGCCCAGGAACTGGGCGTGGGGAGCCGCTGCGCCAAGATGGCGGCCTCGCTGGCACACGCTCGACACAACAACAAGTACCGCGAGCTCAGGAAGGAGAAGCATCTGCCTGTCAGCGATATCGTGTTCCATAGTTATAA AAACAAATTCGTGGAGCCATCAACGAAGGAGGGCTTCAAGGAAGTACTTACCGTCAAGTTCACTGGAACATTCGAGAATGAAGACGCGGAGAAAATGTACAAGTTGCACCTTCTAGAGAAATGA
- the LOC105381651 gene encoding acetyl-coenzyme A transporter 1 yields the protein MPVTKRRNIAEKEELLENGEPGTGKSDIRGDEVNIAVLLFLYTLQGIPLGLGGAVPMLLQNRGITYTQQAEFSFVNWPFSIKLLWAPIVDAIFCQKFGRRKTWLVPVQYLIGIVMIIMSNGVTDWLGPDGKAPSMPILTMSFMFLNFLAATQDIAVDGWALTMLKRCNVGHASTCNTVGQTAGFFLGYVLFLALESPYFCNKYLRFEPETTGMVTLSGFLMFWGWIFILTTTLIAFLKHEVDESANDKDSKARGMSDIVIAYKQLYTIIKLPAVRTLALVLFTAKIGFCASDAVSGLKLVEAGVPREDLALLAVPLVPIQIIMPVLLAKHTTGPEPLSLWLRAFPPRLLVGPAVAALAALTPALLGDSPPSYFYLLLLMSLYAFHQTCLYCMFVAVLAFFAKVSDPAVGGTYMTLLNTVSNLGTNWPNTLALWAIDHLTYKKCTAPELTDNMCANPLETEVCTGAGGKCATTLDGFYTETAICLVVGFLWLQWGRPTIHRLQRLPASAWQIRSVLRR from the exons ATGCCTGTAACCAAGCGGAGAAATATAGCTGAAAAGGAAGAACTACTGGAAAATGGGGAGCCAGGAACTGGAAAGAGTGACATCAGGGGAGATGAAGTTAATATTGCTGTTTTGTTGTTTCTATACACCCTCCAAGGAATACCCCTGGGCCTAGGGGGGGCTGTTCCTATGCTGCTACAGAACCGTGGGATAACATACACTCAGCag GCAGAATTCAGCTTTGTGAATTGGCCATTCAGTATCAAGTTATTATGGGCACCAATAGTTGATGCCATATTTTGTCAGAAATTTGGAAGACGAAAAACATGGCTAGTTCCAGTTCAGTATCTGATTGGAATTGTCATGATCATCATGTCTAACGGAGTCACTGATTGGCTGGGACCAGATGGGAAGGCCCCATCAATGCCAATATTGACTATGTCATTTATGTTTCTCAACTTCTTGGCAGCCACACAAGACATTGCTGTTGATGGATGGGCCCTCACCATGCTGAAAAG gTGTAATGTTGGCCACGCATCAACCTGCAACACTGTTGGGCAAACAGCTGGATTCTTCCTTggctatgtcttgttcttggctTTGGAATCCCCCTACTTTTGCAATAAATACCTCAGATTTGAGCCGGAGACGACTGGCATGGTCACCCTTTCAGGATTCCTCATGTTTTGGGGAtggatttttattttgacaacAACATTGATTGCCTTCTTGAAACATGAAGTGGACGAGTCTGCTAATGACAAAGACAGTAAGGCTCGAGGAATGAGTGACATTGTGATCGCCTACAAACAACTCTACACAATCATCAAACTGCCAGCTGTGAGAACATTGGCTTTAGTTCTCTTTACTGCTAAG ATCGGTTTTTGCGCCAGCGACGCGGTGTCGGGGCTGAAGCTGGTGGAGGCGGGCGTGCCGCGCGAGGACCTGGCGCTGCTGGCCGTGCCGCTCGTGCCGATACAGATCATCATGCCCGTG CTCCTAGCGAAGCACACGACAGGCCCGGAACCCCTGTCCCTCTGGCTGCGTGCGTTCCCGCCGCGGCTGCTGGTGGGCCCCGCGgtggcggcgctggcggcgctcACGCCCGCGCTACTCGGGGACTCCCCGCCCTCCTACTTCTATCTGCTGTTGCTGATGTCGCTTTATGCTTTCCATCAG ACGTGTCTCTACTGCATGTTCGTGGCGGTGCTAGCCTTCTTCGCCAAGGTGTCTGACCCGGCTGTCGGCGGCACCTACATGACTCTGCTCAACACCGTGTCCAACCTCGGCACGAACTGGCCCAACACGCTGGCGTTGTGGGCCATCGACCACTTGACCTACAAGAAGTGTACGGCCCCCGAGTTGACGGATAACATGTGCGCGAATCCTTTGGAAACTGAG GTGTGCACGGGAGCCGGCGGCAAGTGCGCGACAACCCTGGACGGGTTCTACACGGAGACGGCAATCTGCCTCGTAGTCGGGTTCCTGTGGCTGCAGTGGGGGCGTCCCACGATACACCGGCTGCAGCGGCTGCCGGCCTCCGCCTGGCAGATACGCTCCGTGCTGCGCAGATAA